CGAAATTCCGCCGGCTTGATCAAGCGGGCATGGGTGACGGTGACCGAATGCAGAGGGCCGGCGAGTTCGCGCTTCCAGAAATCGAGAAAGTCGATGAGGATGGGAAAACGGGGAGCCAGATCGTATTCCTGCCAGATATAGGTCTGCAGGAAGGTCGGATGATCGGGCATACGGTAGAGGATCTTGGCGGTCGTCAGCCCGTAGCCTTCCATCTGGCGGATGAAGTCTTGGGATACCATGCGAACTCCTTCTCTCAAGCTCCAGCGAGCCTAGCGACAGGTGTCCGCCCCAATGGCACAGGCGGTTCACTGCCCTATGCTCAAGGCTAAATCTTGAGTGTGATTCCGGGTTCCCGCAAGCCGATGGG
This region of Microvirga mediterraneensis genomic DNA includes:
- a CDS encoding usg protein; amino-acid sequence: MVSQDFIRQMEGYGLTTAKILYRMPDHPTFLQTYIWQEYDLAPRFPILIDFLDFWKRELAGPLHSVTVTHARLIKPAEFRAVQGEINIH